In a genomic window of Terriglobia bacterium:
- a CDS encoding helix-hairpin-helix domain-containing protein, whose protein sequence is MKVLRCWLISLILAATTMTAPGCSQQQRTQDLKERTADATAEAKRDAKAVAQGIREGWNRDKPLNLNTATKEQLTSLPGVTAAEADRVIAGRPYKNPDELVTRHIIRKTEYDKFANRVTATK, encoded by the coding sequence ATGAAAGTGCTGAGATGCTGGCTGATTTCACTGATTTTGGCAGCGACAACAATGACCGCGCCCGGCTGCTCGCAACAGCAGAGAACGCAGGACCTGAAGGAGAGGACCGCGGATGCGACGGCCGAGGCCAAGCGCGATGCCAAGGCCGTCGCCCAAGGAATCCGCGAGGGCTGGAATCGCGACAAGCCGCTCAATTTGAATACCGCGACGAAAGAGCAACTGACGAGCCTGCCGGGCGTGACCGCGGCTGAAGCCGATCGGGTGATCGCTGGACGTCCTTACAAAAATCCCGACGAACTGGTCACTCGGCACATCATTCGGAAAACCGAATACGATAAGTTCGCGAATCGTGTCACAGCAACGAAATGA
- a CDS encoding zf-HC2 domain-containing protein, whose product MTCSEFLKELTDYLDGVIDDRTKKELDEHLLWCHNCYVVCNTTKRTIEIYRGSELYELPDDLRTRLRSAIMSKCKEQQKPQS is encoded by the coding sequence GTGACCTGCTCTGAATTTCTGAAAGAGCTGACCGACTACCTGGATGGTGTGATCGACGATCGCACCAAGAAAGAATTGGACGAGCACCTGCTTTGGTGCCACAACTGCTACGTTGTCTGCAACACAACCAAGCGCACCATCGAAATTTACCGCGGCTCCGAGCTTTACGAACTCCCCGATGACCTTCGAACCCGCCTTCGTTCCGCCATCATGTCCAAGTGCAAGGAGCAGCAGAAACCGCAGTCCTGA
- a CDS encoding RNA polymerase sigma factor, whose protein sequence is MEAIESRVGEPTNDEAVLVNAARKGDMAAFEELVRRYDRNVFRIAQHITQNREDAEDVVQDAFLKAYQNLGQFQGQSKFYTWLVRIAVNEALMRLRRRRPERMVSLDEDVKTEEDSMPREIADWSPNPEQQYTQGELKDILGRTIHGLPASFRTVFVLRDVEGLSTEETADALGLSIPAVKSRLLRARLQLRERLNKYFKKRRDGDGTQ, encoded by the coding sequence ATGGAAGCAATCGAATCAAGAGTAGGCGAGCCGACGAACGACGAAGCTGTCCTTGTTAATGCCGCCCGCAAGGGCGACATGGCGGCCTTCGAGGAACTGGTTCGCCGGTACGACCGCAACGTTTTTCGCATCGCGCAGCACATCACGCAGAATCGCGAGGATGCCGAAGACGTTGTTCAGGACGCGTTCCTGAAGGCGTACCAGAATCTCGGACAGTTCCAGGGCCAGTCGAAGTTTTATACCTGGCTGGTTCGTATCGCGGTCAACGAAGCGCTGATGCGCTTGCGGCGTCGCCGCCCGGAGAGAATGGTCTCTCTGGATGAGGACGTAAAAACGGAAGAGGATTCCATGCCGCGCGAGATCGCGGATTGGTCTCCGAATCCGGAGCAACAGTATACGCAGGGCGAGTTGAAGGACATTCTCGGCCGCACGATACACGGCCTGCCGGCCAGTTTCCGGACGGTCTTTGTACTGCGCGATGTGGAAGGTCTCTCAACCGAAGAAACGGCAGATGCACTCGGGCTCAGTATCCCCGCGGTGAAGTCCCGGTTATTGCGTGCGCGGTTGCAGTTGCGGGAACGGTTGAATAAGTACTTCAAGAAAAGACGCGATGGAGATGGGACACAGTGA
- a CDS encoding transglycosylase SLT domain-containing protein — MSQLKVIAVLLAAIFLSGTVCAKQSSSASSKSKKTTSEHKKTTSASNKAAQKKASAKTPQSTATKKTTKKTVSKSHARKSVKSRRRFHHVRVSPAKLRRMKRAFVKSEDLKPMALQLIDLRSKPAYAGVEAYARKHPGTDEAAMAWLAVGYAHLLDKEYPQAQDALKKAQRHAGELADYVRFMLAQSYAGQNDWPQVVATLRNFQKDSPESIFRHDVVDIYGNALVATGHADEAVPYLEANRQPTRADVELALGRAYVKAGQAARGGEILRHLYITMPASPEADAAATDLQTLQASGALPPPAFNERKQRATLLMQANRFSDAVNEYRALLNDAPPDEKPALQVALGVALRRAGKDSEAAGLLQNAQVTGEANAIRLYNLGELARDKGDDAAFLDNLNRMRQEVPTSAWFATALLSAGNKYLLAKDYDHAIDAYRELYTRFPKDPRASYTHWKAAWLDYRQGRLDQAKEEFQEQIARWPNDDQVAAALYWRGRVAEAENDRSTAIAFYAKVSDRFRNYYYGFLGRERLKQLGPLQTVSTNTLLNAIPRPKPLPEEAQETDPPPGDLHVEKSKLLENAGLTDYAVKELQEADGGQGANWATLQIGRIYRDAGKYYRSLQVLKRAVPAYYSLDFGALPREYWKHLFPRPYWSDLQNYAGQNDLNPDLVASLIRQESEFNPNAISYANAWGLMQLLPKVGRGEAKELKMRFSQELLLSPTVNLRLGTRYLKEMIDHYNGQVEYALAAYNAGTNRVDDWLASGNFKDVPEFVESIPFTQTREYVQAIMRNAQVYRQLYAGQKAERGE; from the coding sequence ATGTCTCAATTGAAGGTTATCGCTGTTCTCCTCGCCGCAATTTTTCTGAGCGGCACTGTGTGTGCCAAGCAATCCTCTTCGGCCTCTTCAAAGTCAAAGAAAACTACTTCCGAGCACAAGAAGACAACTTCCGCGTCGAATAAAGCCGCCCAAAAGAAAGCTTCTGCGAAGACGCCACAGTCGACCGCAACAAAGAAGACGACGAAAAAGACCGTTTCGAAATCGCACGCCCGCAAATCAGTGAAATCGCGCCGCCGGTTTCATCACGTTCGGGTCAGCCCCGCGAAGCTGCGGCGGATGAAGCGTGCTTTCGTGAAGTCGGAAGACTTGAAGCCGATGGCGCTGCAACTCATCGACCTCCGTTCCAAGCCGGCCTACGCAGGTGTCGAAGCCTATGCGCGCAAGCATCCGGGAACCGATGAAGCCGCCATGGCGTGGCTGGCCGTCGGCTACGCCCACCTGCTGGACAAGGAGTATCCGCAGGCGCAGGATGCTTTGAAAAAAGCGCAACGGCACGCCGGCGAACTCGCCGACTACGTTCGCTTCATGCTGGCGCAAAGCTACGCCGGGCAGAACGACTGGCCGCAGGTCGTCGCCACGTTGCGCAATTTTCAGAAGGATTCTCCCGAGTCGATATTCCGCCACGATGTCGTTGATATCTATGGCAACGCCCTGGTCGCGACCGGGCACGCCGACGAGGCCGTGCCCTATCTCGAAGCGAATCGCCAGCCCACTCGCGCCGACGTCGAACTCGCGCTGGGTCGTGCTTACGTAAAAGCGGGCCAGGCGGCGAGGGGCGGAGAGATTCTTCGCCATCTCTATATAACAATGCCCGCAAGTCCCGAAGCCGATGCCGCGGCTACTGACCTGCAAACTTTACAGGCCTCCGGAGCGTTGCCGCCGCCTGCCTTCAACGAGCGTAAACAGCGTGCCACGCTGCTCATGCAGGCGAATCGCTTCTCGGATGCCGTTAACGAATATCGCGCGCTGCTGAACGATGCTCCTCCGGACGAGAAACCGGCGCTGCAAGTTGCGCTCGGCGTGGCGTTGCGTCGCGCAGGCAAAGATAGCGAAGCCGCCGGCCTCCTCCAGAACGCGCAGGTCACGGGCGAAGCCAACGCCATTCGCCTTTATAACCTCGGTGAACTCGCCCGCGACAAGGGCGACGACGCCGCTTTCCTCGACAACCTTAACCGCATGCGTCAGGAAGTCCCCACCAGCGCATGGTTCGCCACCGCGCTGCTTTCCGCCGGGAACAAGTATCTGCTGGCGAAGGACTACGATCACGCTATCGACGCCTATCGGGAACTGTACACTCGCTTCCCCAAGGATCCCCGCGCGTCCTACACGCACTGGAAGGCCGCGTGGCTCGACTACCGGCAAGGCCGCCTCGACCAGGCTAAGGAAGAATTCCAGGAACAAATCGCCAGGTGGCCCAATGACGATCAGGTGGCAGCGGCGCTCTACTGGCGCGGCCGTGTCGCCGAAGCGGAAAATGACAGGTCAACCGCAATCGCCTTTTACGCGAAAGTCTCCGACCGTTTCCGCAACTACTACTACGGCTTCCTCGGGCGCGAGAGACTGAAGCAACTCGGCCCGCTCCAGACCGTTTCGACAAACACGCTGCTCAATGCCATTCCCCGCCCCAAGCCTCTGCCGGAAGAAGCGCAGGAAACCGATCCGCCGCCGGGCGATCTGCACGTGGAGAAAAGCAAGCTCCTCGAAAACGCCGGCCTCACCGACTACGCCGTAAAGGAATTGCAGGAGGCCGACGGCGGACAGGGCGCGAACTGGGCGACGCTGCAGATCGGACGCATCTATCGTGACGCCGGCAAGTACTACCGCTCCCTTCAGGTCCTCAAGCGCGCAGTCCCGGCCTACTACTCCCTTGATTTCGGTGCGCTTCCGCGCGAGTACTGGAAGCACCTCTTCCCGCGTCCCTACTGGAGCGACCTGCAAAACTACGCGGGCCAGAACGACTTGAATCCCGATCTCGTCGCGTCGCTCATCCGCCAGGAATCCGAGTTCAATCCCAACGCGATTTCTTACGCGAACGCCTGGGGCCTTATGCAGTTGCTGCCCAAGGTCGGCCGTGGCGAAGCCAAAGAGCTGAAGATGCGCTTCTCGCAGGAACTTCTGCTCTCTCCCACCGTGAACCTGCGCCTCGGCACGCGCTATTTGAAAGAAATGATCGACCACTACAACGGACAGGTGGAGTATGCTCTCGCCGCATACAACGCAGGCACCAATCGCGTCGACGACTGGCTCGCCAGCGGCAACTTCAAAGACGTCCCAGAGTTCGTCGAATCGATCCCGTTCACGCAAACCCGCGAATACGTGCAGGCCATCATGCGCAACGCGCAGGTCTACCGCCAACTCTACGCAGGACAGAAGGCGGAACGCGGCGAGTAG